A DNA window from Actinomycetota bacterium contains the following coding sequences:
- a CDS encoding RDD family protein, protein MAQVEPARMVTPEAVALEFRTANLGSRILAYLVDMAVVVAGILVGLFAVALLGQASDVVVPDWVALTIVLVLLPAWWLGYFIAFETLWRGRTLGKAALGLRVVTREGAPVRFRHAAIRGLLGLVDFFLFGGFVAVVFILFSRDNQRLGDMVAGTLVLRERSALAAPAPVDFTPPPGLEHYAATLDPSGVGTDEYQAVRTFLIRAPSLPPGPRSALALQLASPLAARLRPPPPPGVSPEQYLLCVAAAYQQRQRLAAGRAGGSAGGPGPEGGSGGLWTTAGAPPPGRRGSPTGGAESAAPAPAPGPAPEDGFAPPG, encoded by the coding sequence ATGGCGCAGGTCGAACCGGCCCGGATGGTCACGCCGGAGGCGGTGGCCCTCGAGTTCCGCACGGCCAACCTGGGCTCGCGCATCCTCGCCTACCTGGTCGACATGGCGGTGGTGGTCGCCGGCATCCTGGTCGGGCTGTTCGCGGTCGCCCTGCTCGGGCAGGCCAGCGACGTGGTCGTGCCCGACTGGGTGGCCCTCACGATCGTGCTGGTGCTGCTGCCGGCCTGGTGGCTCGGCTACTTCATCGCCTTCGAGACCCTGTGGCGGGGACGGACGCTGGGCAAGGCCGCCCTGGGGCTGCGGGTCGTGACCAGGGAGGGGGCGCCGGTCCGGTTCCGCCACGCGGCCATCCGGGGGCTGCTCGGGCTGGTCGACTTCTTCCTCTTCGGCGGCTTCGTCGCCGTCGTGTTCATCCTGTTCAGCAGGGACAACCAGCGGCTCGGGGACATGGTGGCGGGGACGCTGGTGCTGCGCGAGCGCAGCGCCCTGGCCGCCCCGGCGCCGGTCGACTTCACGCCGCCGCCGGGGCTGGAGCACTACGCCGCCACCCTCGACCCGAGCGGGGTCGGCACCGACGAGTACCAGGCGGTCAGGACGTTCCTGATCCGGGCGCCCAGCCTGCCCCCCGGTCCCCGCTCGGCCCTGGCCCTCCAGCTGGCCAGCCCGCTGGCGGCCCGCCTGCGCCCCCCACCCCCGCCCGGGGTCTCCCCCGAGCAGTACCTCCTCTGCGTGGCCGCCGCCTACCAGCAGCGCCAGCGCCTGGCCGCGGGCCGGGCCGGTGGGTCGGCCGGAGGGCCCGGGCCTGAAGGCGGTTCCGGGGGGCTGTGGACAACCGCCGGCGCCCCTCCCCCGGGTCGGCGAGGCTCCCCCACCGGGGGGGCCGAGTCGGCGGCTCCGGCGCCGGCGCCTGGACCGGCGCCGGAGGACGGGTTCGCTCCGCCTGGTTAG
- the ahcY gene encoding adenosylhomocysteinase, whose amino-acid sequence MPYDVTDLALADEGRLRIEWADRHMPVLRDIRARFEKERPLEGLKVAACLHVTTETANLMRTLKAGGASVVLCASNPLSTQDDTAAALVEHYGIDTFARRGVDTDGYYAHLEAALDTRPNITMDDGCDLVTLLHTRRRDQLAEVRAGTEETTTGVIRLRQMEREGALAYPIIAVNDTPTKHLFDNRYGTGQSTIDGILRATNLLLAGTNFVVAGFGYCGKGLAMRARGLGAKVIVTEVDPIRALEAAMEGFKVAPMAQAAREADVIVSVTGDRDVMRREHFEVMKDGVVLANSGHFDVEIDKAALADLATSVVRVRENVEEFTLEDGRRLNLVAEGRLVNLGAAEGHPAAVMDMSFADQSLSLEWLSRQQDLEVRVHDVPAEIDAEVARVKLATMDVEIDTLTDTQERYLHSWTEGT is encoded by the coding sequence TTGCCGTACGACGTGACCGACCTCGCCCTGGCCGACGAGGGGCGCCTGCGCATCGAGTGGGCCGACCGGCACATGCCGGTGCTGCGCGACATCCGCGCCCGCTTCGAGAAGGAGCGGCCCCTCGAAGGCCTCAAGGTCGCGGCCTGCCTGCACGTGACCACCGAGACCGCCAACCTGATGCGCACCCTCAAGGCCGGCGGCGCCAGCGTGGTGCTGTGCGCCTCCAACCCGCTGTCGACCCAGGACGACACCGCGGCCGCGCTGGTCGAGCACTACGGCATCGACACCTTCGCCCGCCGCGGGGTCGACACCGACGGCTACTACGCCCACCTGGAGGCGGCCCTCGACACCCGCCCCAACATCACCATGGACGACGGCTGCGACCTGGTCACCCTGCTGCACACCAGGCGGCGCGACCAGCTGGCCGAGGTCCGGGCCGGCACCGAGGAGACCACCACCGGGGTCATCCGGCTGCGCCAGATGGAGCGGGAGGGCGCCCTCGCCTACCCGATCATCGCCGTCAACGACACCCCGACCAAGCACCTGTTCGACAACCGCTACGGCACCGGCCAGTCGACCATCGACGGGATCCTGCGGGCCACCAACCTGCTCCTGGCCGGCACGAACTTCGTGGTCGCCGGCTTCGGCTACTGCGGCAAGGGACTGGCCATGCGCGCCCGCGGCCTCGGGGCCAAGGTCATCGTCACCGAGGTCGACCCGATCCGCGCCCTCGAGGCGGCCATGGAGGGCTTCAAGGTCGCGCCCATGGCCCAGGCGGCCCGCGAGGCCGACGTGATCGTGTCGGTCACCGGTGACCGCGACGTCATGCGGCGCGAGCACTTCGAGGTCATGAAGGACGGGGTCGTGCTGGCCAACTCCGGCCACTTCGACGTCGAGATCGACAAGGCCGCCCTGGCCGACCTGGCCACCTCCGTGGTCCGGGTCCGCGAGAACGTCGAGGAGTTCACCCTGGAGGACGGCCGCCGCCTCAACCTGGTCGCCGAGGGCCGCCTGGTCAACCTGGGCGCCGCCGAGGGCCACCCGGCCGCGGTCATGGACATGTCGTTCGCCGACCAGTCGCTGTCGCTGGAGTGGCTGTCGCGCCAGCAGGACCTGGAGGTCCGGGTCCACGACGTCCCGGCCGAGATCGACGCCGAGGTCGCCAGGGTCAAGCTGGCCACCATGGACGTCGAGATCGACACCCTGACCGACACCCAGGAGAGGTACCTCCACTCCTGGACCGAAGGCACCTAA
- a CDS encoding purine-nucleoside phosphorylase, with amino-acid sequence MSDTPEEVAAGPAGEQPHRPSVPEAVRVAAAALEPRLSERPVVALVLGSGLGGLADEVEDATRVPAAEVPGMPVPKVPGHAGAVVAGRLAGVPVLVLAGRVHTYEGYSAAEVAFATRVAAEVGCRALVATNAAGGLNLDYDPADLMVLTDHISFLFDNPLRGAPDFVDLAGAYDPELRSAAVEAGQAKGVPVRQGVYLAAAGPSYETPAEIAMFRAWGADAVGMSTVPEVIAARAHGLRVAAISAITNVHRPGGTPTSHAEVLEVAALVRPRFRELVLSLLPAAAA; translated from the coding sequence GTGAGCGACACCCCGGAGGAGGTGGCGGCCGGGCCGGCGGGGGAGCAGCCGCACCGGCCGTCGGTGCCGGAGGCGGTGCGGGTGGCGGCGGCGGCGCTGGAACCTCGGCTCTCTGAGCGGCCGGTGGTGGCGCTGGTGCTGGGGTCGGGGCTGGGCGGGCTGGCCGACGAGGTCGAGGACGCCACCCGGGTCCCGGCGGCCGAGGTGCCCGGCATGCCCGTGCCCAAGGTCCCCGGGCACGCCGGGGCGGTGGTCGCGGGCCGCCTGGCCGGCGTGCCCGTGCTCGTCCTGGCCGGCCGGGTCCACACCTACGAGGGCTACAGCGCGGCCGAGGTCGCGTTCGCGACCCGGGTCGCGGCCGAGGTCGGCTGCCGCGCCCTGGTGGCGACCAACGCCGCCGGCGGCCTCAACCTCGACTACGACCCGGCCGACCTGATGGTCCTCACCGACCACATCAGCTTCCTGTTCGACAACCCGCTGCGCGGCGCCCCCGACTTCGTCGACCTGGCCGGCGCCTACGACCCGGAACTTCGATCGGCGGCGGTCGAGGCCGGCCAGGCCAAGGGCGTCCCGGTCCGCCAGGGCGTGTACCTGGCCGCCGCCGGGCCCTCCTACGAGACCCCGGCCGAGATCGCCATGTTCCGCGCCTGGGGCGCCGACGCCGTCGGCATGTCGACCGTGCCCGAGGTGATCGCCGCCCGCGCCCACGGCCTGCGGGTGGCCGCCATCTCGGCCATCACCAACGTGCACCGGCCCGGCGGCACCCCGACCAGCCACGCCGAGGTCCTCGAGGTCGCGGCCCTGGTCCGGCCCCGGTTCCGGGAGCTGGTGCTGTCGCTGCTTCCTGCCGCCGCCGCCTGA
- a CDS encoding bifunctional phosphoglucose/phosphomannose isomerase: protein MSAATGDHSRPSVLDDPAELARRDPGAMLAEVAGAGGQARVALRAAQAAPLVGPLPEVVVVAGMGGSGIAGDVLSAVAFPESPVPVLAVKGDRLPAFVGPGTLLVAVSYSGNTAETLSAVEQGLAAGARLVAVTSGGALAELARSRGAPLVAIEGGRMPRAALWSLLVPVCLAAEGAGVLPPVTDQVCAAADVLDEEAAALGPEVATAANPAKQAAVALLDRLPVVWGSGQVGAVAATRFRTQCNENAKVSVVSGPLPEVNHNDVMGLEGGLGPDRELVLLRDEAGEHDRDGRRIEAVLAALGVADPVGHDAGPGPALARLARLTAFADFTSTYLGVARGVDPTPIRTLDEVKAALSAEARAPR, encoded by the coding sequence GTGAGCGCGGCGACGGGCGACCACTCCAGGCCCTCCGTGCTCGACGACCCGGCCGAGCTGGCCCGGCGCGACCCGGGCGCCATGCTCGCCGAGGTCGCCGGCGCCGGCGGGCAGGCGCGGGTCGCCCTGCGCGCCGCCCAGGCGGCGCCGCTGGTCGGGCCCCTGCCCGAGGTCGTGGTCGTGGCCGGCATGGGCGGCTCCGGGATCGCCGGCGACGTGCTGAGCGCGGTGGCCTTCCCGGAGTCGCCCGTGCCCGTGCTGGCCGTCAAGGGCGACCGGCTGCCGGCGTTCGTGGGGCCGGGCACGCTGCTGGTGGCCGTCTCCTACTCGGGCAACACCGCCGAGACGCTGTCCGCGGTCGAGCAGGGGCTGGCCGCCGGGGCCCGCCTGGTCGCGGTCACCTCGGGCGGCGCCCTGGCCGAGCTGGCCCGGTCCCGCGGGGCGCCCCTGGTCGCGATCGAGGGCGGCCGCATGCCCCGGGCGGCCCTGTGGTCGCTGCTGGTCCCGGTCTGCCTGGCGGCCGAGGGGGCTGGGGTGCTGCCGCCCGTGACCGACCAGGTCTGCGCCGCCGCCGACGTCCTCGACGAGGAGGCGGCCGCCCTCGGCCCGGAGGTGGCCACGGCCGCCAACCCGGCCAAGCAGGCCGCCGTGGCGCTGCTGGACCGGCTGCCCGTCGTCTGGGGCAGCGGCCAGGTCGGGGCGGTCGCGGCCACCCGGTTCCGCACCCAGTGCAACGAGAACGCCAAGGTCTCGGTCGTGTCCGGGCCCCTGCCGGAGGTCAACCACAACGACGTCATGGGCCTGGAGGGCGGCCTCGGCCCGGATCGCGAGCTGGTCCTGCTGCGCGACGAGGCCGGCGAGCACGACCGCGACGGCCGCCGCATCGAGGCCGTCCTCGCCGCCCTGGGGGTCGCCGACCCGGTCGGCCACGACGCCGGTCCGGGCCCGGCCCTGGCCCGCCTGGCCCGCCTGACCGCCTTCGCCGACTTCACCTCCACCTACCTGGGCGTCGCCCGCGGGGTCGACCCCACCCCGATCCGCACCCTCGACGAGGTCAAGGCGGCCCTCTCCGCCGAGGCCAGAGCCCCCCGGTGA
- a CDS encoding Trm112 family protein yields the protein MPLDAKLLEILACPNCHGEVEYKEAEQVIECRGECRYRYPVRDDIPVMLIEEAEKPGTAPA from the coding sequence ATGCCCCTTGACGCCAAGCTGCTGGAGATCCTCGCCTGCCCGAACTGCCACGGCGAGGTCGAGTACAAGGAGGCCGAGCAGGTCATCGAGTGCCGGGGGGAGTGCCGCTACCGCTACCCGGTGCGCGACGACATCCCGGTCATGCTGATCGAGGAGGCCGAGAAGCCGGGAACGGCGCCGGCGTGA
- a CDS encoding phosphomannomutase/phosphoglucomutase — MPAALDQVFKAYDVRGVYPDQLDEELAEGIGRAFVALTGTGTLAIGQDMRPSSKPMADAVAAGAMAQGADVLRVGLCSTDMLYYVSGALDVAGVMLTASHNPARYNGLKLCRAGAVPVGEESGLADIKRMVATGDMPAPAGRRGQERQADDLLERYAAHVRSFADLGALRPLKVVADAGNGMAGHVVPAVFRGLPFELVAMYFELDGSFPNHPADPLNPDNLRELQARVVAEGADVGLAFDGDADRVFLVDELGATVPSSLVGALVARLMCEREPGATVLYNLICSRVVPETIREAGGVPVRTRVGHSFIKGVMAETGAVFGCEHSGHYYFRDNYRADSGLVAALVALDALSRAGRPLSEVLAPYRRYAASGEVNRRVAGDPRQVIQAVAGRYPADRADFADGLTVEGGDWWFNLRPSNTEPLLRLNVEAATEAEMARVRDEVLEAVGGEPA; from the coding sequence GTGCCCGCCGCCCTCGACCAGGTGTTCAAGGCCTACGACGTCCGCGGGGTCTACCCGGACCAGCTGGACGAGGAGCTGGCCGAGGGGATCGGGCGGGCGTTCGTGGCCCTGACCGGGACCGGGACCCTGGCCATCGGGCAGGACATGCGGCCGTCGTCCAAGCCGATGGCCGACGCGGTGGCCGCCGGGGCGATGGCCCAGGGGGCCGACGTGCTCCGGGTCGGGCTCTGCTCGACCGACATGCTCTACTACGTCTCCGGCGCCCTCGACGTCGCCGGGGTCATGCTGACCGCCTCCCACAACCCGGCCCGCTACAACGGCCTCAAGCTGTGCCGGGCCGGTGCGGTGCCGGTGGGGGAGGAGTCGGGCCTGGCCGACATCAAGCGGATGGTGGCCACCGGCGACATGCCGGCCCCCGCCGGCCGCCGCGGCCAGGAACGCCAGGCCGACGACCTGCTGGAACGCTACGCGGCCCACGTCCGCAGCTTCGCCGACCTGGGCGCGCTGCGGCCGCTCAAGGTGGTCGCCGACGCCGGCAACGGCATGGCCGGCCACGTCGTCCCGGCCGTCTTCCGGGGCCTGCCGTTCGAGCTGGTGGCGATGTACTTCGAGCTCGACGGCAGCTTCCCCAACCACCCGGCCGACCCGCTCAACCCCGACAACCTCCGGGAGCTCCAGGCCCGGGTGGTGGCCGAGGGGGCCGACGTCGGGCTGGCCTTCGACGGCGACGCCGACCGGGTGTTCCTGGTCGACGAGCTGGGCGCGACCGTCCCCTCCAGCCTGGTCGGGGCGCTGGTGGCCCGGCTCATGTGCGAGCGCGAGCCGGGCGCGACCGTGCTCTACAACCTGATCTGCTCGCGGGTCGTGCCCGAGACGATCCGCGAGGCCGGCGGCGTGCCGGTGCGCACCCGGGTCGGCCACAGCTTCATCAAGGGGGTCATGGCCGAGACCGGGGCCGTCTTCGGCTGCGAGCACTCGGGCCACTACTACTTCCGCGACAACTACCGGGCCGACTCGGGGCTGGTCGCCGCCCTGGTCGCCCTTGACGCCCTCTCGCGGGCCGGGCGGCCCCTGTCCGAGGTCCTCGCCCCCTACCGCCGCTACGCCGCCTCGGGAGAGGTCAACCGCCGCGTCGCCGGCGACCCCCGGCAGGTCATCCAGGCCGTGGCCGGGCGGTACCCGGCGGACCGGGCCGACTTCGCCGACGGGCTGACCGTGGAGGGCGGCGATTGGTGGTTCAATCTGCGACCGAGCAACACCGAGCCGCTGCTCCGGCTCAACGTCGAGGCCGCCACCGAGGCCGAGATGGCCAGGGTGCGCGACGAGGTGCTGGAGGCGGTCGGCGGCGAGCCGGCCTGA